Proteins from one Clostridiales bacterium genomic window:
- the nusB gene encoding transcription antitermination factor NusB, translating to MGRRASREVVMKLLYQLELQKGNRQEQIDLVLEDGSFSSNDKNYILDVVDGVYEHEQEIDGMIEKALKGWMIDRISKLELAVLRLAIYEIKYREDIPVKVTFNEAIELTKKYVGPDKTSFINGLLGTYVDEDNYVG from the coding sequence ATGGGCAGGAGAGCATCAAGGGAAGTTGTTATGAAGCTCTTGTACCAATTGGAATTGCAGAAGGGCAACAGGCAAGAACAGATTGATTTGGTATTAGAAGATGGGAGTTTTAGTAGTAACGACAAGAATTATATATTGGATGTAGTAGACGGGGTATATGAGCATGAACAAGAAATTGATGGTATGATAGAGAAAGCATTAAAGGGATGGATGATAGATAGAATATCAAAACTAGAGCTTGCAGTACTTCGGCTTGCCATATATGAGATAAAGTACAGAGAGGATATACCGGTTAAGGTTACATTTAATGAAGCGATTGAGCTTACAAAAAAATATGTTGGACCAGATAAAACATCTTTTATAAACGGGCTTCTTGGCACGTATGTTGATGAAGATAACTACGTAGGTTAG
- a CDS encoding DUF2273 domain-containing protein: MIKDIVVEFCKDNIGSVFGALLGLIMSVLIITIGLFKTLFIVVFVVIGYYMGQRLSRDKEYVKKFLDKVLPPGTYR, translated from the coding sequence ATGATAAAAGATATCGTTGTAGAGTTTTGCAAAGACAATATAGGATCTGTGTTTGGAGCGTTACTGGGGCTTATAATGTCGGTGCTTATAATAACAATTGGATTATTTAAAACGTTGTTTATTGTAGTTTTTGTTGTAATTGGATATTATATGGGACAGAGATTGTCTCGCGATAAGGAATATGTAAAAAAGTTTTTGGACAAAGTTTTACCACCAGGAACATACAGATAA
- the amaP gene encoding alkaline shock response membrane anchor protein AmaP — protein MDILSRFILTVYAFFVTVWSVIAMVATLRPVVFDKIVCFLAKDVVCGGRYKVLFFVIELFFFCTSVVFLLSGLKNSKRKSAIVRETPLGQVRISLDTIENIVSGMLRKVQVVRESKVYVENREGKVFIVIKIIIMMDVNIPVLVEEVQNKAKSAIESNTDIEVDRIHVIVDNISNASKARVE, from the coding sequence ATGGATATTTTAAGTAGATTTATATTAACGGTGTATGCGTTTTTTGTCACAGTTTGGTCAGTGATAGCTATGGTGGCTACGCTAAGGCCAGTTGTGTTTGATAAGATAGTTTGTTTTTTGGCAAAGGATGTAGTATGTGGTGGCAGATATAAAGTATTATTTTTCGTTATTGAGTTATTTTTCTTTTGCACAAGCGTAGTATTTTTATTGTCAGGGTTGAAAAATAGTAAGAGAAAGAGTGCAATAGTTAGGGAAACACCGTTAGGCCAGGTGAGGATTTCGTTAGATACAATCGAAAATATTGTTTCTGGTATGTTAAGAAAGGTGCAAGTTGTAAGAGAGTCGAAGGTTTACGTTGAAAATAGAGAAGGCAAAGTATTTATTGTTATAAAAATTATTATAATGATGGATGTAAATATTCCGGTTTTAGTAGAAGAAGTTCAAAATAAAGCGAAGAGCGCAATTGAGAGCAATACAGATATAGAGGTAGATCGAATACATGTTATAGTTGATAATATAAGTAATGCATCTAAAGCTCGAGTAGAGTAA
- a CDS encoding Asp23/Gls24 family envelope stress response protein: MGDIRISEEVVAIIASVAAMEVEGVAGMSGGIAGGIAEILGRKNLSKGVKVEVGEKEAAIDVYVIIEYGSRIPEVSWNVQEKVKQRVEAMTGLNVVEVNIHIQGINFEKV, encoded by the coding sequence ATGGGAGATATAAGAATATCAGAAGAAGTTGTAGCAATAATAGCGAGCGTTGCAGCCATGGAAGTAGAGGGTGTTGCAGGTATGAGTGGTGGAATAGCAGGAGGTATAGCTGAAATACTTGGTAGAAAGAATCTATCAAAAGGAGTTAAGGTAGAGGTTGGAGAAAAAGAGGCGGCGATAGATGTTTACGTGATTATTGAGTACGGAAGTAGAATTCCCGAGGTTTCTTGGAATGTGCAGGAGAAGGTGAAGCAACGAGTTGAGGCAATGACAGGTCTTAACGTTGTTGAGGTGAATATTCATATACAGGGCATAAATTTTGAGAAAGTTTAA
- a CDS encoding SpoIIIAH-like family protein: MILLKKRQIISLSLIAMIVVAGYLQYENRSREDIETTKDTTGQKVYVSANSVQSKKDFFARAKLERDISVDRNKEALEDISKDQNASEEIRDNAYKEMMKLISNKEKETKVEMMVEEIGIKNVLAILKDDTLDIIVKSPKLTSNLATKIATIGKEYANVSIDNICVKNKN, translated from the coding sequence ATGATACTTTTAAAAAAAAGACAAATTATTTCACTAAGTTTAATTGCTATGATAGTTGTTGCAGGGTACTTACAGTATGAAAATAGATCAAGAGAAGATATTGAGACAACAAAGGATACAACAGGACAAAAGGTGTACGTTAGTGCAAATTCAGTACAGTCTAAAAAAGATTTTTTCGCTAGAGCAAAATTAGAAAGAGATATTTCGGTGGATAGAAACAAGGAGGCATTAGAGGATATAAGTAAGGATCAAAATGCATCAGAAGAGATAAGGGATAATGCATATAAAGAAATGATGAAATTAATTTCTAACAAAGAAAAAGAAACTAAAGTGGAAATGATGGTGGAGGAAATAGGAATAAAAAATGTTTTGGCAATATTAAAGGATGATACATTAGACATAATAGTTAAGTCTCCAAAGCTTACATCGAACCTTGCAACAAAAATAGCAACAATAGGAAAAGAGTACGCAAATGTAAGCATAGACAATATATGTGTAAAAAACAAAAATTAA
- a CDS encoding stage III sporulation protein AF: MIFREYINKMIHTCVFILLLELLVPANTYKKYFNLCAGFVIIGVMLNPIVTVITKGVSPSVVNFSDMSFLDRRDLIAKKDMLRHSDTLINVYDREVRGKILEMLKEIDIKVRKINIHINKDNESKDFGEIEKLSLVVGTGHSKKDNLENEVVSKLSKGLNIGDKKIRVVVVED; this comes from the coding sequence GTGATTTTTAGAGAGTACATAAACAAAATGATACATACATGTGTGTTTATATTACTTTTGGAGTTACTTGTACCTGCAAACACATATAAGAAATATTTTAATTTGTGTGCGGGTTTTGTAATTATTGGTGTTATGCTAAACCCAATTGTCACAGTGATAACAAAAGGAGTATCACCAAGTGTGGTTAATTTTAGCGATATGTCATTTTTAGACAGAAGGGATTTGATTGCTAAAAAAGATATGCTTCGTCATAGCGATACATTAATAAATGTGTACGACAGAGAGGTTAGGGGAAAAATTTTAGAGATGCTAAAAGAAATAGACATAAAAGTACGTAAGATAAATATACATATAAATAAGGACAACGAAAGTAAAGATTTTGGAGAAATTGAGAAACTTAGTTTAGTTGTAGGCACGGGGCATAGTAAAAAGGATAATTTAGAGAATGAGGTGGTGAGTAAATTATCAAAGGGTTTAAATATTGGAGATAAAAAGATAAGAGTCGTAGTGGTAGAAGACTGA
- the spoIIIAE gene encoding stage III sporulation protein AE produces the protein MRKYMYVVVIIFVIIAKNDIGYCEKVDYHSLSPELTEIQNLLDKNKDVFYNVLDKTPKEMIKELLCGQFKFSLKNFVSSIIKLLFNEVRNNVKILIKLSLVAILSAILQNVKSSFCKDDLGRVSFYACNMVAITILLKCFNNCVLITQNVVDDVNIFSHVVVPISTSLMVSCGDIVRVSAVKPFVLYGISIIVYVIKKVSLPLIYLSTVLEVLNSVTSRVELSKMSKLIKSVAYFVGGFVLTVFIGVVTIKGSTANLIDGITGKTAKYMFGACIPVVGKYLSDIADSVVGSLMLIRSVIGIASVIGIVLVCVMPILKLVAVVFVLKIMEATLEPVVDKKFTQLIGEVTSSISSMIGVVFLSSVIIILSITVLIK, from the coding sequence ATGAGAAAATATATGTACGTGGTAGTGATAATATTTGTTATTATTGCAAAAAACGATATTGGTTACTGTGAAAAAGTGGATTACCATAGTTTAAGCCCAGAGCTTACTGAAATACAAAATCTTCTAGATAAGAATAAAGATGTGTTTTACAATGTATTAGACAAAACACCAAAGGAAATGATAAAAGAACTTCTTTGTGGACAATTTAAGTTTAGTCTAAAAAATTTTGTAAGTAGTATAATAAAACTTTTGTTCAATGAAGTAAGGAACAATGTAAAAATATTAATCAAGTTAAGTTTAGTTGCAATATTATCTGCGATTTTACAAAATGTTAAAAGTTCTTTTTGTAAAGATGATTTGGGCAGAGTCTCATTTTACGCGTGCAATATGGTTGCTATAACTATTCTACTTAAATGTTTTAATAATTGTGTCCTTATAACCCAAAATGTTGTAGATGACGTTAATATATTTTCACATGTAGTAGTTCCAATTTCCACAAGTCTTATGGTGTCATGTGGAGATATAGTTAGGGTAAGTGCAGTAAAGCCATTTGTGTTGTATGGCATATCTATAATAGTGTATGTCATAAAAAAGGTTAGTCTTCCTCTAATATATTTATCAACAGTACTTGAAGTCTTAAATAGTGTTACGTCTCGTGTGGAGTTATCTAAGATGAGCAAGTTAATAAAAAGTGTAGCATATTTTGTTGGTGGATTTGTTTTGACAGTGTTTATAGGAGTTGTAACAATAAAGGGATCAACAGCAAATTTGATAGATGGAATAACGGGAAAAACCGCCAAATATATGTTTGGTGCATGTATACCCGTTGTTGGGAAATATTTATCGGATATAGCAGATAGTGTGGTAGGATCACTTATGTTGATAAGAAGTGTGATTGGAATAGCAAGTGTGATAGGCATAGTTTTAGTGTGTGTTATGCCTATTTTAAAATTAGTTGCAGTGGTATTTGTCCTAAAAATAATGGAGGCGACACTTGAGCCTGTTGTGGATAAAAAATTTACCCAATTAATTGGTGAAGTTACATCTTCCATAAGTAGCATGATTGGAGTGGTATTTTTATCAAGTGTGATAATAATACTGTCTATAACTGTATTGATTAAGTAG
- the spoIIIAD gene encoding stage III sporulation protein AD yields MGILQIVGLGVISTILILMIKSQRPDMAINLTIITGLIIFFIVILKVEGVIKIVEKYVGVAGINTFYFSILLKIIAISYIAEFGSHICKDAGAGAIASKIELSGKVIIVTLSIPIITSLIELILSLGRKI; encoded by the coding sequence ATGGGAATTTTGCAGATAGTAGGGCTTGGAGTGATTTCGACAATACTTATTTTGATGATAAAATCGCAAAGGCCGGATATGGCAATAAATCTTACTATAATTACAGGGCTTATAATTTTTTTTATTGTGATATTAAAAGTTGAGGGAGTTATAAAAATTGTGGAGAAGTATGTGGGGGTAGCAGGCATAAACACATTTTATTTTAGTATACTGCTTAAAATAATTGCCATATCGTACATAGCAGAATTTGGTTCCCATATTTGTAAAGATGCTGGAGCTGGTGCGATTGCAAGTAAAATAGAATTATCCGGGAAAGTGATAATAGTGACATTATCGATTCCTATAATCACATCGCTGATAGAATTAATATTAAGCCTAGGTAGAAAAATATGA
- the spoIIIAC gene encoding stage III sporulation protein AC, producing the protein MDINIIFKIATIGILVSILNILLTKSGREEQAMMTTIVGLVVVLMMVVGQIAKLFSVVKTIFQF; encoded by the coding sequence ATGGATATAAATATAATTTTCAAAATAGCCACAATAGGTATACTTGTTTCCATATTAAACATATTACTAACCAAATCTGGGAGAGAAGAACAAGCAATGATGACAACAATAGTAGGATTAGTAGTTGTGCTGATGATGGTTGTGGGTCAAATAGCAAAGCTTTTTAGTGTTGTAAAAACGATATTCCAATTTTAG
- a CDS encoding stage III sporulation protein AB — protein MLCKIMGSALIGVSSYAIGIWWSSTLKNRVEDIRGFEQALEELSNEIAFYSNVLGDAFLKIAASASDRVSSILKAMSLELKIHPSRKAWTIALDKNYKNTYLWDEDIKILLSLANLLGTSDVDGEVCNIKNIVGRLKNQERKAEDQRKKNELLFKNLSILIGMTIIIILL, from the coding sequence ATGTTGTGTAAGATTATGGGAAGCGCGTTAATTGGGGTGTCAAGTTACGCTATTGGTATTTGGTGGTCATCTACATTAAAAAATAGGGTAGAGGATATACGCGGTTTTGAGCAGGCATTAGAGGAACTTTCAAATGAAATAGCATTTTATTCAAATGTGTTAGGTGATGCATTTTTAAAAATTGCAGCTAGTGCTAGTGATAGAGTGTCAAGTATTTTAAAAGCGATGTCTTTAGAATTAAAAATTCATCCTAGTAGAAAAGCATGGACGATTGCTTTGGATAAGAATTATAAAAATACATATCTTTGGGATGAAGATATAAAGATACTTTTATCGTTAGCTAATTTACTTGGGACATCTGATGTTGATGGCGAGGTTTGCAATATAAAAAATATTGTTGGAAGGCTTAAAAATCAGGAGAGAAAAGCAGAAGATCAAAGAAAGAAAAATGAGCTTTTGTTTAAGAATTTAAGTATATTGATTGGTATGACAATAATTATAATATTATTATGA
- the spoIIIAA gene encoding stage III sporulation protein AA, whose protein sequence is MNTVREIIKKYMSKSLESVMCRTNDYILSQISEIRLRVNRPLVMVCCDQDFFITKSGTITQNQTQALVATRTDVWDTLNRICDNSIYAYLNTIRSGFITVKGGHRIGIMGKVIIENGAIKNIKDISSINIRVAREMKGIGQKVISYIVRDRKDIYNTLIISPPSYGKTTMLRDILRIISDGGSSLHIRGMKVSIIDERSEIAAVYNGVPQNDIGLRSDVLDACPKYDGMMLALRTMSPDVIATDEIGSEQDFKALLKIINCGVRIISTMHGFDILDAQKRGLSHKIFERFIILGKDKKVGEVKEILDENYNNIMRIEDEKNVV, encoded by the coding sequence TTGAATACTGTAAGAGAAATTATAAAAAAATATATGTCCAAAAGTTTAGAAAGTGTGATGTGTAGAACAAATGATTATATTCTTTCGCAAATAAGTGAGATAAGATTAAGAGTAAATAGGCCGCTAGTTATGGTTTGTTGTGATCAAGATTTTTTTATTACAAAAAGTGGAACAATAACCCAAAATCAAACTCAGGCGTTAGTTGCAACGCGTACGGATGTTTGGGATACATTAAATAGAATATGTGATAATTCTATTTATGCATATTTAAATACCATACGAAGTGGTTTTATAACGGTTAAGGGTGGGCATAGAATTGGGATAATGGGTAAGGTGATAATTGAAAATGGTGCAATAAAAAATATAAAAGATATATCCTCTATAAATATAAGAGTAGCAAGGGAAATGAAAGGCATAGGCCAAAAAGTGATAAGTTACATTGTGCGAGACCGTAAAGATATATATAATACACTTATTATATCACCGCCATCATATGGCAAGACGACCATGTTGCGTGATATATTACGTATTATAAGTGATGGGGGTTCTAGTTTACATATCCGAGGGATGAAGGTATCTATTATAGATGAGCGTTCAGAAATTGCAGCGGTGTACAATGGTGTTCCACAAAATGACATAGGATTACGAAGTGATGTGTTAGATGCTTGCCCCAAATATGATGGAATGATGCTTGCATTACGTACCATGTCTCCCGATGTCATAGCTACAGATGAAATTGGGAGTGAACAGGATTTTAAAGCTCTATTAAAAATTATAAACTGCGGTGTAAGAATAATATCTACTATGCATGGGTTTGATATTTTAGATGCGCAAAAAAGAGGGTTATCACACAAAATATTTGAACGTTTTATTATTTTAGGCAAAGACAAAAAAGTTGGTGAGGTAAAAGAAATTTTGGATGAGAATTACAATAATATAATGCGAATAGAGGATGAAAAAAATGTTGTGTAA